The following proteins come from a genomic window of Hymenobacter canadensis:
- a CDS encoding DUF3108 domain-containing protein, which produces MNRRWLLSPLLLLPALVLQAFGPADTLRKVPNTSFQSGEVLQYKVHYGLINAAEATIEVANDLQRVNERPCYKATVTGRTTGSFDFFLRIRDTWRSYIDTTSILPQKFFRNIEENHYRKKETVDFDHVRDVAEVEKHGKDKENVKRGTYKVPDNVQDLVSAFYYLRTLNYDQRRLGEVIRVQGFFDDQVFAMEVVYRGRETVETKAGTIRAIKLVPKMPGNKLFKGENAVSVYLSDDRNKVPVLIQAELMLGAVKVDMYKYKGLKGRLNLVARNQ; this is translated from the coding sequence ATGAACCGCCGCTGGCTTCTTTCTCCTCTTCTATTGCTGCCGGCGCTGGTGCTGCAGGCCTTTGGCCCTGCTGACACGCTGCGGAAAGTGCCCAACACCAGCTTTCAGTCGGGCGAAGTGTTGCAGTATAAGGTGCACTACGGCCTCATCAACGCTGCCGAAGCCACCATTGAAGTAGCCAACGACCTGCAACGCGTGAACGAGCGGCCCTGCTACAAGGCCACCGTCACAGGCCGCACCACGGGCTCCTTCGACTTCTTCCTGCGCATCCGCGACACCTGGCGATCCTACATTGACACGACCAGCATTCTGCCGCAGAAGTTTTTCCGCAACATCGAGGAAAACCACTACCGCAAAAAGGAAACTGTGGATTTCGACCATGTGCGGGACGTAGCCGAGGTGGAAAAGCACGGCAAAGACAAGGAAAACGTGAAGCGCGGCACCTACAAAGTCCCCGACAACGTGCAGGACCTGGTGAGTGCCTTCTACTACCTGCGCACGCTCAACTACGACCAGCGCCGCCTGGGCGAAGTCATCCGGGTGCAGGGCTTCTTCGACGACCAGGTGTTTGCCATGGAAGTGGTGTACCGGGGCCGCGAAACCGTGGAAACTAAGGCCGGTACCATCCGGGCCATCAAGCTGGTGCCCAAGATGCCTGGCAACAAGCTGTTCAAAGGTGAAAACGCCGTGTCGGTGTACCTCTCCGACGACCGCAACAAGGTGCCGGTGCTCATTCAGGCCGAGCTGATGCTGGGGGCCGTGAAAGTGGATATGTACAAATACAAAGGCCTCAAAGGCCGGCTCAACCTGGTGGCCCGCAATCAATAA
- a CDS encoding response regulator transcription factor, with product MQAPTNPNAYKILVVDDDPDIVELLEYNLRKEGYTVASAPDGRKALEVAPQFGPDIIVLDVMMPHLDGIATCRQLREQPKFKDTYIIFLTARAEEFSEVAAFEAGADDFIAKPIKPRALLSRLGAFVRRDRDPQSTQDTIEINGLKIDRTAFSVYQEGRKITLPKKEFELLAFLAATPHKVFGREELLQNIWGNDVFVLARTVDVHVRKVREKVGEHHIQTIKGVGYKFNTDN from the coding sequence GTGCAAGCACCCACCAACCCCAACGCCTACAAGATTCTCGTTGTCGATGATGACCCCGACATTGTGGAGCTGCTGGAGTACAACCTGCGCAAAGAAGGCTATACGGTGGCCTCGGCCCCGGATGGGCGCAAAGCACTGGAAGTAGCTCCCCAGTTCGGGCCCGACATCATCGTGCTGGATGTGATGATGCCCCACCTCGACGGCATTGCCACCTGCCGGCAGCTGCGCGAACAGCCCAAATTCAAAGACACCTATATCATCTTCCTGACGGCCCGCGCCGAGGAGTTTTCCGAAGTTGCGGCCTTTGAGGCCGGCGCCGACGACTTCATTGCCAAGCCCATCAAGCCGCGCGCCCTGCTCAGCCGCCTCGGGGCCTTCGTGCGCCGCGACCGGGACCCGCAGAGCACCCAGGACACCATTGAAATCAACGGCCTGAAGATTGACCGGACTGCGTTTTCGGTGTACCAGGAAGGCCGCAAAATCACGCTGCCCAAGAAAGAATTTGAGTTGCTGGCATTCTTGGCCGCCACGCCCCACAAGGTGTTCGGGCGCGAGGAGCTGCTGCAGAACATCTGGGGCAACGACGTCTTCGTGCTGGCCCGCACCGTGGACGTGCACGTGCGCAAGGTGCGCGAGAAAGTCGGCGAGCATCACATCCAGACCATCAAAGGCGTCGGCTACAAGTTCAACACGGATAATTAA
- a CDS encoding sensor histidine kinase, whose protein sequence is MRLNISSRTIAILLSLLVAGVLTTLAWVGPTMSMQDGVLAAGITVAACFLLLYLMFEALIFREINNIYAGLEHIKRKELRRMSSKFLFRPEPLKRMRDEILDMAQRKQQEIDELKRLQALRREFLADVSHELKTPIFAAQGFLHTVLDDDDVDDFTRQKFLRKAANSLDALDALVQDLVTISQLEKGVVRMRRQGFDIVVLVHEIFEQLERKAALRQVKLELFPPELPAGGLRVLADRNRIRQVLINLIDNAIKYGRENGHVVVSLVESGKGVSVRVRDDGAGIPKQHLNRIFERFYRIDKSRSRDSGGSGLGLAISKHIVEAHRSAIRVRSEIGQGTTLEFKLPKPKNPAPPAHHVLSRPDGEA, encoded by the coding sequence ATGAGACTCAACATTTCCTCCCGCACCATTGCCATTCTACTCTCGTTGCTGGTGGCGGGTGTGCTCACTACGCTGGCCTGGGTGGGCCCCACCATGTCGATGCAGGATGGGGTGCTGGCGGCGGGCATTACGGTGGCGGCGTGCTTTCTGCTGTTGTATCTGATGTTTGAGGCCCTGATTTTCCGGGAAATCAACAACATTTACGCCGGGCTGGAGCACATCAAGCGCAAGGAGCTGCGGCGCATGTCCAGCAAGTTCCTGTTCCGGCCGGAGCCGCTCAAACGCATGCGCGACGAGATTCTGGACATGGCCCAGCGCAAGCAGCAGGAAATCGACGAGCTGAAGCGCCTGCAGGCCCTGCGCCGCGAGTTTCTGGCCGATGTGTCGCACGAGCTCAAAACGCCCATTTTTGCCGCCCAGGGCTTCCTGCACACCGTCCTCGACGACGACGATGTGGACGATTTCACCCGCCAGAAGTTTCTGCGCAAAGCCGCCAACAGCCTCGACGCGCTGGATGCGCTGGTGCAGGACCTGGTCACCATCTCGCAGCTGGAAAAGGGCGTGGTGCGCATGCGCCGCCAGGGCTTCGATATTGTGGTGCTGGTGCACGAGATATTCGAGCAGCTGGAGCGCAAGGCGGCGCTGCGACAGGTGAAGCTGGAGCTGTTTCCGCCCGAGCTGCCGGCCGGCGGCCTGCGGGTGCTGGCCGACCGCAACCGCATCCGGCAGGTGCTCATCAACCTCATCGATAACGCCATCAAGTATGGCCGCGAAAACGGCCACGTGGTGGTGAGCCTGGTGGAAAGCGGCAAGGGCGTGAGTGTGCGCGTGCGCGACGACGGCGCGGGCATCCCGAAGCAGCACCTCAACCGCATCTTCGAGCGGTTCTACCGCATCGACAAGAGCCGCTCGCGCGACTCCGGCGGCTCGGGCCTGGGGCTGGCCATCAGCAAGCACATCGTGGAAGCCCACCGCTCCGCCATCCGGGTACGCAGCGAAATCGGGCAGGGCACCACCCTGGAGTTCAAGCTGCCCAAGCCCAAAAACCCGGCCCCGCCGGCCCACCACGTCCTGTCCCGGCCCGACGGCGAGGCGTAG
- a CDS encoding RluA family pseudouridine synthase, with amino-acid sequence MKLPDFQDLILFEDDDYIVINKPPFLATLDERFGGAPNILRLAREQYDDVQACHRLDKETSGSLALAKNPAAYRHLAMQFEDRKVKKVYHAAAWGVHDYDGLRVERSIETTTKGKARLAYKGKPAVTLVRTLEAFAKHTLLECQPITGRMHQIRLHLAYLQAPIIGDQMYGGEDFFLSSLKRKFNMKEGQEEQPFIKRFALHAANLTFAKLDGESVTVEAPYPKDFRVLVETLRQYQ; translated from the coding sequence ATGAAGCTACCCGATTTCCAAGACCTGATTCTGTTCGAAGACGACGACTACATCGTCATCAACAAGCCCCCATTCCTGGCCACGCTCGACGAGCGGTTTGGCGGCGCGCCCAACATCCTGCGCCTCGCCCGTGAGCAATACGACGACGTGCAGGCCTGCCACCGCCTCGACAAGGAAACCAGCGGCTCGCTGGCCTTGGCCAAAAACCCCGCCGCCTACCGCCACCTGGCCATGCAGTTCGAGGACCGCAAGGTGAAGAAGGTGTACCACGCCGCCGCCTGGGGCGTGCACGACTACGACGGCCTGCGCGTGGAGCGCAGCATCGAAACCACCACCAAGGGCAAGGCGCGGCTAGCCTACAAGGGCAAGCCGGCCGTGACGCTGGTGCGTACGCTGGAGGCTTTTGCCAAGCACACGCTGCTGGAATGCCAGCCCATCACGGGCCGCATGCACCAGATCCGGCTGCACCTGGCCTATTTGCAGGCTCCCATCATCGGCGACCAGATGTACGGCGGTGAGGACTTCTTTCTGTCGTCGCTCAAAAGGAAGTTCAACATGAAGGAAGGGCAGGAAGAACAGCCGTTCATTAAGCGCTTCGCCCTGCACGCCGCCAACCTCACGTTTGCCAAGCTCGACGGCGAATCCGTGACGGTAGAAGCTCCCTATCCCAAGGATTTCCGGGTGCTGGTCGAGACGCTGCGGCAGTATCAGTAA
- the rplM gene encoding 50S ribosomal protein L13 gives MDHLSFKTVSVNKANADKAWVVVDASVAPLGRLASQIANMLRGKHKTSFTPNSDCGDNVIVLNADKLYVTGKKLTDKIYITHSGYPGGQKRINLRDKKAKDSTRVIEHAVKGMLQGNKLGAEQFRNLYVYKGDQHPHEAQQPKAVELTNL, from the coding sequence ATGGATCATCTGAGCTTCAAGACGGTATCCGTCAACAAAGCCAACGCCGATAAGGCCTGGGTCGTGGTTGATGCCAGTGTTGCGCCGCTGGGCCGTCTGGCTAGCCAGATTGCCAACATGCTGCGTGGCAAGCACAAGACCTCGTTCACGCCAAACTCCGACTGTGGCGACAACGTTATTGTTCTGAACGCCGACAAGCTCTACGTTACGGGCAAGAAGCTGACCGACAAAATCTACATCACCCACTCGGGCTATCCCGGCGGCCAGAAGCGTATCAACCTGCGCGACAAGAAAGCCAAGGATTCGACCCGCGTGATTGAGCACGCCGTAAAAGGCATGCTGCAGGGCAACAAGCTCGGTGCCGAGCAGTTCCGCAACCTGTATGTGTACAAGGGCGACCAGCACCCACACGAAGCCCAGCAGCCGAAAGCTGTTGAACTGACTAACCTCTAA
- the rpsI gene encoding 30S ribosomal protein S9, whose protein sequence is MEISNTSGRRKTSVARIYMQAGQGNITINGRDIKAYFSNELLENIVNQPLATVEQVGQYDIKVNVSGGGISAQAEAIRLAISKALVGDNEEVRPALKKEGFLTRDPRMVERKKFGKRKARRSFQFSKR, encoded by the coding sequence ATGGAAATCTCCAATACCTCTGGTAGAAGAAAAACCTCGGTGGCCCGCATCTACATGCAGGCCGGGCAAGGGAATATCACTATCAACGGCCGGGACATCAAGGCTTACTTCAGCAATGAGCTCCTGGAAAACATCGTGAACCAGCCTTTGGCTACTGTCGAGCAAGTCGGCCAGTACGACATCAAGGTGAACGTGAGCGGTGGTGGCATTTCGGCCCAGGCTGAAGCCATCCGTCTGGCCATCTCGAAAGCCCTTGTTGGCGACAACGAAGAAGTTCGTCCCGCCCTCAAGAAAGAAGGCTTCCTGACCCGTGACCCGCGCATGGTGGAACGCAAGAAATTCGGCAAGCGCAAAGCGCGTCGCTCGTTCCAGTTCTCGAAACGCTAA
- the rpsB gene encoding 30S ribosomal protein S2: MAQSTTYKELLDAGSHFGHLTRKWDPKMAPYIFMEKNGIHIIDLNKTLVSLDQAAAAIRNIAKSGRKIMFVATKKQAQEIVTEEATRLKMPFVTDRWLGGMLTNFATVRKSLKKMSTIDKMVKENTAYAALAKREKLMMSREREKLERVLGGVADLSRLPAALFVIDVKREHIAVKEAQKLGIPVFAMCDTNSNPELVQFPIPANDDASKSIQLIVSVMGKAIEDGLSERKVDKEDADKKQAEDEGIQEKQNADE, encoded by the coding sequence ATGGCTCAGTCCACCACCTATAAAGAGCTGCTCGACGCGGGGTCCCACTTTGGTCACCTTACGCGCAAGTGGGATCCGAAAATGGCGCCGTACATCTTCATGGAGAAGAACGGCATCCATATCATTGACCTGAACAAGACGCTGGTTTCGCTCGACCAGGCTGCTGCGGCCATCCGCAACATCGCCAAGAGCGGCCGCAAAATCATGTTCGTGGCCACCAAGAAGCAGGCGCAGGAAATCGTAACGGAAGAGGCTACCCGCCTGAAGATGCCGTTCGTGACCGACCGTTGGTTGGGCGGTATGCTCACCAACTTCGCCACGGTGCGCAAGTCGCTGAAGAAAATGAGCACCATCGACAAGATGGTGAAGGAAAATACGGCTTACGCGGCACTGGCCAAGCGTGAGAAACTGATGATGTCGCGCGAGCGGGAGAAGCTGGAGCGTGTACTCGGTGGCGTTGCCGACCTGAGCCGCCTGCCCGCTGCCCTGTTCGTGATTGACGTGAAGCGTGAGCACATTGCCGTGAAAGAAGCCCAGAAATTGGGTATTCCGGTATTCGCTATGTGCGACACCAACTCCAACCCCGAGCTGGTTCAGTTCCCGATTCCTGCCAACGACGATGCCTCGAAGTCTATCCAGCTCATCGTGAGCGTGATGGGCAAGGCTATCGAAGACGGCCTGTCGGAGCGCAAAGTCGACAAAGAAGATGCCGACAAGAAGCAGGCTGAAGACGAAGGCATCCAGGAGAAGCAGAACGCCGACGAATAG
- the tsf gene encoding translation elongation factor Ts translates to MAAITAADVNKLRTMTGAGMMDCKKALTEADGDFEAARDLLRKQGQKIADKRAENETSEGFVTVVVSEDGTTGKLVALACETESVAKVANFRELVQRILDAAVRINATSKEEVLAAKEEDGLTIQEHITDLMGKIGEKLDLTYATLTAEKVASYIHSDNKKGVLVGLKNVGGADTTTVGRDIAMQIVAMKPVAVDKDGVDSAVAEREIEIGKEQARAEGKPEAMLEKIAQGKLNKFFKENTLLNQEFVKDSSMTIAQLLDKTSKGMTVTDFKRVAIGA, encoded by the coding sequence ATGGCAGCAATTACCGCCGCAGACGTGAACAAGCTCCGCACCATGACCGGTGCGGGCATGATGGATTGCAAAAAAGCTCTGACCGAAGCCGATGGCGACTTCGAGGCCGCGCGCGACCTTCTTCGCAAGCAGGGCCAGAAGATTGCTGACAAGCGGGCCGAAAACGAAACGTCGGAAGGCTTTGTAACGGTAGTCGTAAGCGAAGACGGCACTACCGGCAAGCTGGTGGCCCTGGCCTGCGAAACGGAGTCGGTAGCCAAAGTGGCTAACTTCCGCGAGCTGGTGCAGCGCATCCTCGATGCCGCTGTGCGCATCAACGCTACCTCGAAAGAGGAAGTGCTGGCCGCCAAGGAAGAGGATGGCCTGACCATTCAGGAGCACATCACCGACCTGATGGGCAAAATCGGCGAGAAGCTGGACCTGACCTACGCCACGCTGACGGCAGAGAAAGTAGCGTCCTACATCCACTCCGACAACAAGAAAGGCGTACTCGTGGGCCTGAAGAATGTGGGTGGCGCTGATACCACCACCGTGGGCCGCGACATTGCCATGCAGATCGTAGCCATGAAGCCCGTAGCCGTTGACAAAGACGGTGTGGACTCGGCCGTTGCAGAGCGCGAAATCGAAATCGGCAAAGAGCAGGCGCGTGCCGAAGGCAAGCCCGAGGCTATGCTGGAGAAAATCGCTCAGGGCAAGCTGAACAAGTTCTTCAAGGAGAACACCCTGCTCAACCAGGAGTTCGTGAAAGACAGCTCGATGACCATTGCCCAGCTGCTCGACAAAACGTCGAAAGGCATGACGGTAACGGACTTCAAGCGTGTTGCTATCGGTGCCTAA
- a CDS encoding DUF3089 domain-containing protein — protein MGWLRRLSVWLLPLLLGSCIKLIKPRHEFTAANEPPVPDYALASNWAALPTTRDSADAVPLHTTLRDQQATAPADVFFLHLTTLILPKGWNADPADASLNQFTDKLSIMKQASVFNAAGRIYAPHYRQATLYAFFDSTANSSQALELAYQDVKASFRYYLAHYNQGRPIILAGHSQGAYHARRLLQEFFDDDPALRRQLVAAYLVGFEVRPERYKVLRPCQDSLQTGCYMSWNTAEWGYDYPPYHGAVVTNPLTWKTDTVTGPAVLNRGSVPASFDRIDTILTDAKVHNGVLWVHPPKASGYPRFLLPGRPELRHSFHLADYGLFYLNVRRNAVARVQAFTKQSPRP, from the coding sequence GTGGGGTGGCTTCGGCGCCTGAGCGTGTGGCTGCTGCCGCTGCTGCTCGGCTCCTGCATCAAGCTCATCAAACCCCGTCACGAATTCACGGCCGCCAACGAGCCTCCCGTGCCCGACTACGCGCTGGCTTCCAACTGGGCCGCCCTGCCTACCACCCGCGACTCGGCCGATGCCGTGCCGCTCCACACCACCCTGCGCGACCAGCAAGCCACCGCGCCGGCCGACGTATTCTTCCTGCACCTCACCACCCTCATTCTGCCCAAAGGCTGGAATGCCGACCCGGCCGATGCCAGCCTGAATCAGTTCACCGACAAGCTCAGCATCATGAAGCAGGCCTCGGTGTTCAACGCGGCCGGCCGCATCTACGCGCCACACTACCGGCAGGCCACCCTCTACGCCTTCTTCGACAGCACCGCCAACAGTTCCCAGGCGCTGGAGCTGGCGTATCAGGACGTGAAGGCTTCATTCCGCTACTACCTGGCCCACTACAACCAGGGCCGGCCCATCATCCTAGCTGGGCACAGCCAAGGCGCGTATCATGCCCGCCGTCTGCTACAGGAGTTTTTTGACGACGATCCTGCGCTGCGCCGCCAGCTGGTTGCGGCCTACCTGGTGGGCTTCGAGGTGCGCCCCGAACGGTACAAGGTGCTGCGTCCCTGCCAGGATTCCTTGCAGACTGGCTGCTACATGAGCTGGAACACCGCCGAATGGGGCTACGACTACCCGCCCTACCATGGCGCCGTCGTCACGAACCCGCTTACCTGGAAGACAGACACCGTCACGGGCCCCGCCGTCCTCAACCGCGGCAGCGTCCCGGCCAGCTTCGACCGGATTGACACCATACTCACCGATGCCAAAGTGCACAACGGCGTACTGTGGGTGCACCCGCCCAAAGCCAGCGGCTACCCCCGCTTCCTGCTGCCCGGCCGCCCCGAGTTGCGCCACTCCTTCCACCTCGCCGACTACGGCCTGTTCTACCTGAACGTGCGCCGCAATGCCGTAGCGCGGGTGCAAGCCTTCACCAAACAGTCCCCCCGCCCCTAA
- a CDS encoding SHOCT domain-containing protein, with translation MEKDSSTFETLRQLKEWLDSGIITPQEFKTLKEKLLATDAASATPGASLPPVAPTPALFEPTTVSPVTEPLLPPITHHAAPEPVAPMVPMPASPAEPLSRPIAAGRPEASPSVPAATQYTAAAPDEQEQVEDVEDMPYTAPQKSPLSTILIVGGILALLALVAYLTLGNQQSERLTSTSRTAADSLAVTPEEGPQAEQIELAPVAVPETVRVAPALPPAAAPDTAETAPAEAPAETTPALSDNAATTRAQQVLESYYADLQAAPFSAAQHFAPGVERFYTLSGTTPAAIEAELNRTHFPEFTEAETQIEPGSLQVSPAVSDGSRVVTYRERSKAFRQSMQKHQQTAAQVRVRLDKNFRIIYLRQEKLLENTFTD, from the coding sequence ATGGAAAAAGACTCATCGACGTTTGAAACGCTGCGGCAGCTGAAAGAATGGCTGGACAGCGGCATCATCACGCCCCAGGAATTCAAGACCCTGAAAGAAAAGCTGCTGGCCACTGACGCGGCCTCCGCTACTCCCGGGGCCTCGCTGCCGCCTGTTGCGCCTACCCCGGCACTGTTCGAGCCCACCACCGTGTCGCCGGTAACGGAGCCGCTGCTGCCCCCGATTACGCATCATGCGGCCCCGGAGCCCGTAGCTCCCATGGTTCCCATGCCCGCGTCGCCGGCTGAGCCGCTGAGCCGGCCCATCGCGGCGGGTCGGCCCGAAGCCTCGCCTTCGGTGCCGGCTGCTACCCAGTACACGGCTGCTGCGCCCGACGAGCAGGAGCAGGTAGAAGATGTGGAGGACATGCCCTACACGGCCCCGCAAAAAAGCCCGCTCAGCACCATCCTCATCGTGGGCGGTATCCTGGCGCTGCTGGCTCTGGTGGCCTATCTGACGCTGGGCAACCAGCAGTCGGAGCGTCTGACGAGCACCTCGCGCACCGCCGCCGACTCGCTGGCCGTCACACCCGAGGAAGGCCCGCAGGCCGAGCAGATTGAGCTGGCCCCGGTGGCCGTGCCCGAAACCGTGCGGGTAGCGCCGGCCCTGCCGCCCGCTGCGGCCCCCGACACGGCCGAAACTGCCCCAGCCGAGGCTCCCGCTGAAACTACCCCGGCCTTGTCCGACAATGCCGCCACAACCCGGGCCCAGCAGGTGCTGGAATCGTATTATGCCGACCTGCAGGCCGCGCCTTTCAGTGCCGCGCAGCACTTCGCACCCGGCGTCGAGCGGTTCTACACGCTTTCCGGCACTACGCCCGCGGCCATTGAAGCCGAGCTGAACCGCACGCATTTTCCAGAGTTCACGGAAGCCGAAACCCAGATTGAGCCCGGCAGCCTGCAGGTGAGCCCCGCCGTCAGCGACGGCTCCCGCGTGGTAACCTACCGGGAACGGAGCAAGGCGTTCCGGCAATCGATGCAGAAGCACCAGCAAACCGCTGCCCAGGTACGGGTGCGCCTCGACAAGAACTTCAGAATCATCTACCTGCGGCAGGAAAAGCTGCTCGAAAACACGTTCACAGACTAA
- a CDS encoding YeiH family protein, producing the protein MPAPTLSAAPNSTFTAAAPRPAWLPRALFGAVLVLCLTPWVSPPVALALGLVLAQTVGNPFPAFTKKYTAKLLQFSVIGLGFGMNAHAAVQAGRQGILFTVASIAGTLVLGYVAGRWLKLGRHVTHLISCGTAICGGSAIAAVGPVLRAKEEEMSVALATVFVLNAIALFAFPPIGHALALTQQQFGLWCAIAIHDTSSVVGAAAAYGPEALGVATTIKLARALWIIPVALGTALVFRQKDVQVKIPWFILGFIGAMLLNTYLPATHQVGPWLVRAAHIGLTITLFFIGAGLSLKAVRAVGPRPFVLGVLLWVVVSCVSLYVIVLG; encoded by the coding sequence ATGCCTGCTCCCACCTTATCTGCTGCCCCTAACTCTACCTTTACTGCTGCCGCGCCCCGCCCGGCCTGGCTGCCGCGCGCCTTGTTTGGGGCGGTGCTGGTGCTGTGCCTCACGCCCTGGGTTTCGCCGCCGGTGGCGCTGGCGCTGGGTCTGGTGCTGGCCCAGACGGTGGGCAACCCGTTTCCGGCCTTCACCAAAAAGTACACCGCCAAGCTGCTGCAGTTCTCGGTTATCGGGCTGGGCTTTGGCATGAACGCCCACGCGGCGGTGCAGGCCGGGCGGCAGGGCATCCTGTTCACGGTGGCTTCCATTGCGGGCACACTGGTATTGGGCTACGTGGCCGGCCGCTGGCTGAAGCTGGGCCGCCACGTCACGCACCTGATTTCCTGCGGCACCGCCATCTGCGGCGGCAGCGCCATTGCGGCCGTCGGGCCGGTGCTGCGGGCGAAGGAAGAGGAAATGTCGGTGGCGCTGGCTACGGTGTTCGTGCTCAATGCCATTGCGCTGTTTGCGTTTCCGCCCATTGGGCACGCGCTGGCCCTCACGCAGCAGCAGTTTGGCCTCTGGTGCGCCATTGCCATCCACGATACGTCGTCGGTGGTGGGGGCGGCGGCGGCCTACGGGCCCGAGGCGCTGGGCGTGGCCACCACCATCAAGCTGGCCCGCGCCCTCTGGATTATTCCGGTGGCGCTGGGCACGGCCCTGGTGTTTCGGCAGAAAGACGTGCAGGTGAAAATCCCGTGGTTTATCCTGGGCTTCATCGGGGCCATGCTGCTCAATACCTACCTGCCGGCCACGCACCAAGTAGGGCCCTGGCTGGTGCGGGCAGCGCATATTGGCCTTACCATCACGCTGTTTTTCATCGGCGCCGGCCTGTCGCTGAAAGCCGTGCGGGCGGTGGGGCCGCGCCCGTTTGTGCTGGGGGTGCTGCTGTGGGTGGTGGTTTCCTGTGTATCGCTGTATGTGATTGTGCTGGGGTGA
- a CDS encoding LysR substrate-binding domain-containing protein, translated as MPDFRLRVFQAVARHLSFTKAAQELYISQPAITKHIRELERSYGQRLFERRGSRISLTEAGQLLLLHADAVELLHEQLTTQLQDLHGEAAGRLRLGASTTLAQYELPALLPGFQQRYPQMELTLLNGNSEQIAEAILSGQLDLGFVEGRTKSRDLHYEPLLADELVAVRHATPAGPPAVPMPLAEALAHPLVLRERGSGTLEVLEFALREQKIKLAALRVAFYFDNTEAIKTYLEAAPEALGFVSRRALTRELAAGLLEEVPVAGLRLPRQFEALWVQGQPLTRAAERFLRYVRQQYNLR; from the coding sequence ATGCCCGATTTTCGCCTTCGTGTTTTCCAGGCCGTGGCCCGGCACCTGAGCTTCACCAAAGCCGCCCAGGAGCTGTACATCAGCCAGCCGGCCATCACCAAGCACATCCGGGAGCTGGAGCGGAGCTACGGGCAGCGCCTGTTTGAGCGGCGCGGCAGCCGCATCAGCCTCACCGAGGCCGGCCAGCTGCTGCTGCTGCACGCCGATGCCGTGGAGCTGCTGCACGAGCAACTCACCACCCAGCTGCAGGACCTGCACGGCGAAGCGGCCGGCCGCCTGCGCCTAGGCGCCAGCACCACGTTGGCCCAATACGAGCTGCCCGCCCTGCTGCCCGGCTTCCAGCAGCGCTACCCGCAAATGGAATTGACGCTGCTCAACGGCAATTCCGAACAGATTGCCGAGGCCATCCTCAGCGGCCAGCTCGACCTCGGCTTCGTGGAAGGCCGCACCAAAAGCCGCGACCTGCACTACGAGCCCCTACTGGCCGATGAGCTGGTGGCGGTGCGCCACGCCACGCCCGCTGGCCCGCCCGCCGTGCCCATGCCGCTGGCAGAGGCGCTGGCCCACCCGCTGGTGCTGCGCGAGCGGGGCTCCGGCACGCTCGAAGTGCTGGAATTTGCGCTGCGGGAGCAGAAAATCAAGCTGGCTGCTTTGCGCGTGGCCTTCTATTTCGACAACACCGAGGCCATCAAAACCTACCTCGAAGCCGCGCCCGAAGCCTTGGGCTTCGTGTCGCGGCGGGCCCTGACGCGGGAGCTGGCGGCGGGGCTGCTGGAAGAGGTGCCGGTGGCAGGTTTGCGTCTGCCCCGGCAGTTTGAGGCGTTGTGGGTACAGGGCCAGCCGCTCACGCGCGCCGCCGAGCGTTTCCTGCGCTACGTACGCCAACAGTATAACCTCAGGTAA